Part of the Synechococcus sp. MU1617 genome, GGTTTCCACTTCTTCCGGTGAGAGCCCAGCGGCGCTGGTTTGCACATCCACCTGCGGCGGCGCGAAGGGGGGAAACACATCCAGGGGCATCTGGCTCACCGCCAGCAGGCCCCAGAGGCTGATCACCACCGCGGCGGCAACGATCAGCCAGCGGCGTGCGATCGAAAACCGCAGCGTTGTGTTGAGCAACCGCTCAAGCATCCGTCTTCCTGCGGCGGTTCAGCCAGATAGCCCCAGCGGTGAGTACGACAACCGCGCCAGCTGCCAGGGCGGGAATGGGTAGAGCGGACGGGCTCGCCGTCGCGCTGTCCTGTGGCGCAGCGGCTTTGTTATCTGCTGCCGGCTCAGCCTGTGGTGTCTTCTTCGATTCGGCGTACAGCGAGAGGGCGCCAGAGATCACCACCTCGTCGGTGGGATCAAGGCCCTCGGTGATCACAACCCGGTCACCCTGTCTGGAACCCGTCACCACGAGAACAGGGTCGTAGGTGGTCTGGGTTTGCACGAACAGCAGTGGCTTGCCATTCGCATCGACTAGAGCAGTGGAGGGAACCGAGAGCCCATCCGGCCCGTCTTCCGGCGTTGCCGTGGCCACCCCCAACAGGGCATCGGTTTCGGCGTTGCGGCGCACCTGGCGTGCGTCGCCCTGCTGCTGAAACTCATCGCCATGGCCCACATGCGCCAGGGCCAGGGGCGTGGCGATGGGCGCTGCGAGTAAGGCTGTGGCAGCAAGGCTGGCGCTGGCCGCCAGCTGCAGGATTCGGGGAAGCAAAGGCCTGGGGAAGCACTGGATAGGCGGAAGTTGGCACAACCGGGATGAAAAACAGATGAAATCCACTGCCCCTAACTAAGATCTGTGCCCTGTTGATCCGCCACGCCGATGCCCATGCGGATCCTGTTGGTGGAGGACGAGATGGATCTAGCGCGATCCATCCAGGCAGTCCTGGAGGGCCAGGGCCATGTGGTGGATCACTGCGTCAGCGGTCAGGACGGCTGGGTGCTTCTGGGGAGTGATCAGGCCCACTACGACCTGGGAATTCTTGATTGGATGCTCCCGGAGCTCAGCGGCCTCGATCTGTGCAGGCGAACGCGATCGCGGGGCCTGGCGCTACCGCTCTTGCTGCTCACGGCCCGTAACGAAACAGCCGACCGGGTTGAGGGCCTGGATGCCGGCGCGGACGACTATCTGAGCAAGCCCTTCGCGATGGAGGAGCTGCTCGCACGGGTACGGGCGTTGCAGCGGCGACAGCCCAGCTATCGGGCGCCGCTCCTGGAAGCCGGTTGCTTCCGGCTGGATCTCGCCGCGGGGCAGTTGCTCGTGGCAACAGCCGCAGCTGAGGTTTGCATTGAGCTCTCCACGAAAGAGCAGCAACTGATGAGCTATTTCCTGGAACACCCCGGTGAGGTGATTTCCGGCTCACGCTTGCGCAACCAACTGTGGAATCTGCAGCAGGATCCCATCAGCAATGTTGTTGCCGCCCAGGTGCGATTGCTGCGGCGCAAGCTTGCTTCTCATGGGCTTGCTTCTCCGATTGAAACCATACCGAGTAAGGGGTATCGGCTGAACCCGCATGCTGCGGTGTTGCTGTGATGACCATCCAAACGCCAGCGCATCGCCTGTTATTTCAAGCTCGATTGAGACTGGCGGGACTCTCCTTGCTGGTGATGGGTGCACTCCTTTACGGCGCGGGGTTCGCGATGGGACGGCTGTTGCTGCAGAGCCAGGACAGCGCCATCCGGCGTGAACTGCAAGCTCTTGCCGGCACCCTGCACGACAGTCTCAAGCCTGTCCTGCTGCCGCAGGCGGCCCGGCCCACGCCCGCACTTGTTTCGGTTCTACCGGGCCTCTGTATTGCAGGAGAGCCTTGCAAGGCACCGGATTCATTGGTTGAACGCCATGCCATCAGTGCCACCGATTCCGACCGCTACAAGCTGCGTGTTCTCGATCCCAACGGTGCTCTGCTGGCCAGCTCCCCCGGGGCTCCGATCCTGCTCCCGCCAGCGGCTGATCAAGGTTGGCAGCTCACGCAAGAACCCGCTGGCCGGCGCTGGCTCACCTACTCCATTCATCTGCATCACTCCAACAGCAACAGAGAACCCGTCTGGGGATTCCTTCAGATTTCACACAGCCTGAACGATCTGGACCGGGAAGCACAACAGCTGGTGTGGTTGGGACATGCTGTCTTCCTCGTTGCGCTGCTGGCCATGGGCGCTGCCAGCTGGTGGCTGGCTGGATTGGCGATGGCACCATTACTGGAGGCCTATCAGCGACAGGAGCAGTTCAGCGCCGATGTGGCCCACGAATTACGCACCCCGCTGGCCAACTTGATGGCAGTGGTGGAGACAGGACGCTGGGATCGGGTGCTGGCCCAGGGCCGGCGCCTGCAGAACCTGATCGGCGACCTGTTGTTGCTCGCCAGCCTTGAACGACCCTGCGAGCGGGAGCCGGCAACGGTGTGTGATCTCGCCGAGATCACGGCCGATGTGATGGAGGATTTTTCAGAGACAGCTGCGGCTGCTCAGGTGAGCCTGATTCACACGTCATGGATGTCCAGTGCCAAGGTGCTTGGGGCGGAGACAGAACTCAGCCGGCTTGTGATCAATCTGCTGAGCAACGCGATGCAGCACAGCCCAGCAGGTGGCGCGATCGACGTCTCCCTGAAGCACCAGGGTCGCCATTTCCAGCTTTCAATCACCGACAACGGACCTGGCATCGCTGAGGAGATGCAGGGCCGAATCTTTGATCGCTTCACGCGACTGGATCCGTCTCGCTCACGCCTCCAGGGTGGCAGTGGGCTGGGGCTGGCCATCGCGCAAGCCATCGCCGTCCGCCATCGCGCAGCAATCCAGGTGCACTCCAGGACTGGATGCGGCAGCTGCTTCTCCCTGGAGATTCCGGCGGCTGAGCCACCCCATTGACTCTCCACCGACTGGAGTGTTTACGGTGGAAGCAGTCGCCGTCCTCCTGTGCCTCTGTTGATGCCTCCAGTCGCCGCCATACCTGTGCCTGCGGTGGTTTCCGCCTATCGCTCCCCAAGCTGTGGCTGCTGCAAAGGCTGGCTGGACCACCTCAGGCAAGCCGGCTTCACAGTGAAGGACTACGTGACGAGCAACCTTGCGAGCATCAAGCAGCGCTACGGCGTTCCACCTCAGCTGCAGTCCTGTCACACCGCCCGGATTGGGGGTTACACGGTTGAGGGTCATATTCCAGTGTCGGCGATTCAGCGGCTGCTGAAGGAACGCCCACAGGTGGCCGGAATTGCCGTACCCGGTATGCCGCTCGGTTCGCCCGGCATGGAATCACCGTTCAAGACAGAGAGCTACACGGTGTTCACCTTCACCGAATCCGGCCGGACCCAAGCCTTCCAGACGGTGGAGGGTGATGGCTAAGCCGGAACTCAGCGCTGTGCGTCTCTACAGGATGGAGACGCCCGAGCATGCCTGTCCGTGGGGGCAGCGCGCGCTTCAGCTCCTGCGCGCCCAGGGGATTCCGTTTGAGGATCATCCTCTGCGCAGCCAGGCGGAGGTGGAAGCCTTCAAGCATGCCCACGGTGTGACCACCACGCCGCAGGTGTTTGCCGGCGCGGAGCGCATTGGGGGCTACACCGAGCTGGCGAAACGGCTTGGTGTCACCGCGGAAACAGCAGAGGTGTCCTACGCACCAGTGATCGCTGTGTTCCTGAGCGCTCTGTTGATCAACCTGGCATTAGGGGGCGAAATCCGGGGCTACATGGGCCTGGCGATCTGCCTGTTGGCGATGCTCAAGCTGATGGATATTGCGGCATTCGCTGCAAGCTTCCGCAAATATGACCTGCTCACGCAGCGTTGGCAGGCCTGGGGAAAACTGTATCCCGCTGTTGAGCTATTGGTGGGACTTGGGATGCTGCAATCGGCCGAGAGTATGGGCCTTGAAGCTGTGATTGGCGTGACAGCAGTGCTTCTCGGTGTGATGGGCATGGTCTCCGTCGGCAAAGCCGTGTTCGTCGATCACCTGGCACTGAACTGTGCCTGCGTGGGCGGCAACTCCCGCACACCGCTGGGGGTGGTGAGCTTCGCTGAGAATCTGATCATGGGGCTGATGGGTTTGGCGATGTTGATTCAGCCAGTGATGGCTCTTGCTTCTGGGGGTGCGTTGTGATCAGCCGGCGCTCCTTTCTCGCCCTGGCAGCCGGTGGCACTGCAGCAGCCTCAGTCGCGGCTCTGCGCCATGGCTGCCATGGCTGGGCCGCAGATCCACGGAGGAGCATCAACGCGGCGGCGACGTCGCCAGTGCGCTCTCAAGCTGGCCTGCTGGAGCTGGATCTGGTAGCGCAGGAAACGTCCATCAGCATCCCTGGCACATCAGGACGGGCACTCACCTACAACGGCTTACTCCCTGGCCCCCAGCTTGAACTGCAGCCTGGTGATGCGGTGCGGATCCAGCTGCACAACCGCCTGACTCAGCCAACGAATCTGCACTACCACGGCCTGCACATTCCACCCAGCGGAGCAGCCGACAATGTGTTCCTGAGGGTTGCTCCTGGCCAGCGACAGAGCTGCAGCTTCTCCTTGCCGGACAATCACCCGGCGGGCCTCTTCTACTACCACCCCCATCACCATGGAACGGTGGCTGACCAGGTGTTTGGTGGCCTGGGTGGTGCGCTGCTGGTGAGAGGCGATCTCGATCGCATCCCTGAAGTGCAGGCGGCCCAGGAAGAAGTGCTTGTGCTCAAGGATCTTCCAGCCGCCAACCAGCGCTCCGGTTCTGGTGTGATGCTTGGCCGAGAAGGCTCGATTCTGAGCGTGAACGGCCAGGTGAAGCCCGAGCTGCAGGTTGCAGCCGGCGGCTTGCTGCGCCTACGCCTTCTCAACGCCTCCAATGCCCGCTTCTGGCGACTGGCGCTGGAGGGTCACACCATGCATCTGATTGCCACTGATGGTGGTGCACTGGAGCAACCACTGCCGTTGCAGGAGTTGCTGCTGGTGCCCGGCGAGCGTGCCGATGTGTTGGTGCAGGTGGCTCCCGAAGGTGGTCGGTTTCGCTTGAACAACCTCCCCTACAGGCGCCTGGGGCGCCCAATGATGGGCGGCATGGGTATGGGCATGGGTATGGGCATGGGTATGGGTATGGGCATGGGGAGAGCGGTGTCTGGCCAGGAACAAGCTGATGTCATCGCAACGGTGAGCACCAATGGCGTTGTAGCGCCGCAGCCTCTGCCGCAGCAGCTCTTAGCGGTGGAGGAGCTCCCCAGCCCGCTGCGTACGCGCCGATTTGTGATGAATCACGGCATGGCACCAGGCATGGGCATGGCCTTTTTGATCAACGGCCAGAGCTACAACCATGGGCGCATTGACACGCGCGTGCAATTGGGAGACACAGAGGACTGGGAGCTGCTGAACACAGGCGTGATGGATCACCCCTTCCATCTGCATGTGAATCCGATGCAGGTGATCAGCCGCAATGGCAGGCCTGAGCCCTACCGGGCCTGGCGGGATGTGGTGCTGGTGCGCCCTGGCGAAACCGTGCGAGTGCGCACCCGCTTCAGCGACTTTGCTGGCAAGAGCGTGTATCACTGCCACATCCTCGATCACGAGGAGCTCGGCATGATGGGCAACATCTTGATCGAAGCCTGAGCACTGCGCTGATCGCGCAACGCATCAACGGCCGCCGCAGCGCTCCCAGGTGTTCAGCATCGTGTTGAGTTCGGCTTCCAGGCTCTGTAGTTCGTGGACGCGCTGCTGAATCTCGGTGAGCTTGCCGCGGATCGTGGCCTGGAGATCGTTGCAGGTGCAATTCCCGGATCGCCGTGCACCCAGCACAGTGCCAACCGTCGCCAGCGGTAGATCCATGGCCCGCAGACGGCGGATCAAGGCCAGCTCGGCAAACACCGAGTCGTCGAACAGGCGGTAGCGCCCATCAGAGCGCGCCACCGGCTGGAGCAGGCCCTGGTCGCAGTAGAAGCGGATCGTTTTCACCGAAACGCCACTGCGCTCCGCCACCGCACCGATCTTGAGCAACGCATCCGAAGCCGTCACGGGGATTGACTCTCCTGTAAGGGGAGACCAGACACTATCTGGACTCGTGCTGTCCGACTTGCGTCGCCTTCTTCCTCTGGTTGCCTTTGCCTCCCTCTGGCTACCGGCCGTGTCCGTGGCACAGCCGGCGATGGATCACTCAGGTCACGATCACAACCACGACCACCATCAACGGCAACCGAGCCAACAGCCGCACCATGGGCATGACCATTCGGTGGGCCCTGCAGGCAGCACCTACGACCTGCGCTGGATCGACGCCATGGTGCAGCACCACATCGGTGCGCTGCGCATGAGTGAATTCGTATTCAACATTGGTTCACCGGGCGTGGGAGCCCTGGCCAACGGCATCTGGAATGAGCAGAGCAATGAGATCAAGGCGATGGGGCAGTGGCGCAAAGCCTGGTATCCCCAGGCTCCGGTGTATCCAGTGATGCTGCCTCCCGGTGGCAATCCCAACAGCCTGGAAGCCCTGCGGCGGATGAGCGCCGCACAGATCACGGCGATGCAGATGAGCGGATCGGCCCCCAGCCCTGAAACCCGGGTGAACTGGTTTCTTGAGGGCATGATTCAGCACCACGGCGGTGCACTGGAGATGGCGCACGACGCCCTGGATAAATCCACCAACCCCACAATCCTGCGGCTGGCGCGCGAGATCATCGTTGCCCAGCGCAAAGAAATCATCGAACTCCGCAAGATGCTGCAAAGCGG contains:
- the rppA gene encoding two-component system response regulator RppA; protein product: MPMRILLVEDEMDLARSIQAVLEGQGHVVDHCVSGQDGWVLLGSDQAHYDLGILDWMLPELSGLDLCRRTRSRGLALPLLLLTARNETADRVEGLDAGADDYLSKPFAMEELLARVRALQRRQPSYRAPLLEAGCFRLDLAAGQLLVATAAAEVCIELSTKEQQLMSYFLEHPGEVISGSRLRNQLWNLQQDPISNVVAAQVRLLRRKLASHGLASPIETIPSKGYRLNPHAAVLL
- a CDS encoding cell wall metabolism sensor histidine kinase WalK, translating into MTIQTPAHRLLFQARLRLAGLSLLVMGALLYGAGFAMGRLLLQSQDSAIRRELQALAGTLHDSLKPVLLPQAARPTPALVSVLPGLCIAGEPCKAPDSLVERHAISATDSDRYKLRVLDPNGALLASSPGAPILLPPAADQGWQLTQEPAGRRWLTYSIHLHHSNSNREPVWGFLQISHSLNDLDREAQQLVWLGHAVFLVALLAMGAASWWLAGLAMAPLLEAYQRQEQFSADVAHELRTPLANLMAVVETGRWDRVLAQGRRLQNLIGDLLLLASLERPCEREPATVCDLAEITADVMEDFSETAAAAQVSLIHTSWMSSAKVLGAETELSRLVINLLSNAMQHSPAGGAIDVSLKHQGRHFQLSITDNGPGIAEEMQGRIFDRFTRLDPSRSRLQGGSGLGLAIAQAIAVRHRAAIQVHSRTGCGSCFSLEIPAAEPPH
- a CDS encoding DUF411 domain-containing protein → MPPVAAIPVPAVVSAYRSPSCGCCKGWLDHLRQAGFTVKDYVTSNLASIKQRYGVPPQLQSCHTARIGGYTVEGHIPVSAIQRLLKERPQVAGIAVPGMPLGSPGMESPFKTESYTVFTFTESGRTQAFQTVEGDG
- a CDS encoding MauE/DoxX family redox-associated membrane protein; protein product: MAKPELSAVRLYRMETPEHACPWGQRALQLLRAQGIPFEDHPLRSQAEVEAFKHAHGVTTTPQVFAGAERIGGYTELAKRLGVTAETAEVSYAPVIAVFLSALLINLALGGEIRGYMGLAICLLAMLKLMDIAAFAASFRKYDLLTQRWQAWGKLYPAVELLVGLGMLQSAESMGLEAVIGVTAVLLGVMGMVSVGKAVFVDHLALNCACVGGNSRTPLGVVSFAENLIMGLMGLAMLIQPVMALASGGAL
- a CDS encoding multicopper oxidase family protein, with translation MISRRSFLALAAGGTAAASVAALRHGCHGWAADPRRSINAAATSPVRSQAGLLELDLVAQETSISIPGTSGRALTYNGLLPGPQLELQPGDAVRIQLHNRLTQPTNLHYHGLHIPPSGAADNVFLRVAPGQRQSCSFSLPDNHPAGLFYYHPHHHGTVADQVFGGLGGALLVRGDLDRIPEVQAAQEEVLVLKDLPAANQRSGSGVMLGREGSILSVNGQVKPELQVAAGGLLRLRLLNASNARFWRLALEGHTMHLIATDGGALEQPLPLQELLLVPGERADVLVQVAPEGGRFRLNNLPYRRLGRPMMGGMGMGMGMGMGMGMGMGRAVSGQEQADVIATVSTNGVVAPQPLPQQLLAVEELPSPLRTRRFVMNHGMAPGMGMAFLINGQSYNHGRIDTRVQLGDTEDWELLNTGVMDHPFHLHVNPMQVISRNGRPEPYRAWRDVVLVRPGETVRVRTRFSDFAGKSVYHCHILDHEELGMMGNILIEA
- a CDS encoding MerR family transcriptional regulator yields the protein MTASDALLKIGAVAERSGVSVKTIRFYCDQGLLQPVARSDGRYRLFDDSVFAELALIRRLRAMDLPLATVGTVLGARRSGNCTCNDLQATIRGKLTEIQQRVHELQSLEAELNTMLNTWERCGGR
- a CDS encoding DUF305 domain-containing protein, producing MRRLLPLVAFASLWLPAVSVAQPAMDHSGHDHNHDHHQRQPSQQPHHGHDHSVGPAGSTYDLRWIDAMVQHHIGALRMSEFVFNIGSPGVGALANGIWNEQSNEIKAMGQWRKAWYPQAPVYPVMLPPGGNPNSLEALRRMSAAQITAMQMSGSAPSPETRVNWFLEGMIQHHGGALEMAHDALDKSTNPTILRLAREIIVAQRKEIIELRKMLQSGGLNKPNYYKFDGLFAL